Proteins co-encoded in one Phycodurus eques isolate BA_2022a chromosome 14, UOR_Pequ_1.1, whole genome shotgun sequence genomic window:
- the sptb gene encoding spectrin beta chain, erythrocytic isoform X1, translated as MSSPCLLRAAPVSQPRLRNVRISLKAASKIQDAKDARYPPADDDAPVRSRSTPPVHRALRRAPGGRGKRQQQHRPETNGTLPGLAPAPSPAPSRQRPVHPSPSSSSSSSSLSARGMKRARWLSSSASNIYFNSILDGRFRQLQDEREAVQKKTFTKWVNSILSRLSCRICDLYLDLRDGRMLIKLLEILSGERLPKPTKGRMRIHCLENVDKALQFLKEQRVHLENMGSHDIVDGNHRLILGLIWTIILRFQIQDIVVETGQADQKETRSAKDALLLWCQMKTAGYSSVNITNFTTSWKDGMAFNALIHKHRPDLVDFNQLKRSNPTHNLQNAFNVAEKQLGVTKLLDPEDVFTENPDEKSIITYVVAFYHYFSKMKQLAVEGKRVGKVLDHSIATEKMVNKYETLASELLAWIEQTVLVLNNRKLANSLSGVQQQLQAFNTYRTVEKPPKFQEKGNLEVLLFTIQSRMRTNNQRVYTPKEGALVADINRAWERLERAEHERERVLRDELIRQEKLEQMARRFDRKAAMRETWLLENQRLVAQDNFGYDLSAVEAAKKKHDAIETDIAAYEERVQALVDISGELEAERYHDAKRVDARKDNVLRLWDYLQELLKARRGRLDKNLTLQRIFQEMLYIIGWMDDMKVRLLSPDIGKHLLEVEDLLQKHALLENDTALQADRVQNASAAALTFANGESYKPCDPQVIRDRVEHLELCYQELRALAVQRRAQLTQSRRFWSFLWEAAELESWIKEKENIFSSLDYGKDLTSVLLLQSKHKAFEDELGARQVNLRQVLTEGGEMIRDDHFGSPKIRECTDGVERQWRQLEDLAAFRKQNLQDTQRFFQFQGDADELTAWLLDAKRQMSGDDAGHDEYTTRRLLRRHDDLRNETGKTAAAVDALSSQANALPEELLNTPDIQRRLKDIKDLFMELMSLADVRQKKLDDAMALYTIFSETDACELWMGQKETWLVDLEVPDKLEDLEVVQNRLSILAQDMANVQSRVDEVNKAVKQLEDSRHPRIKEVKECQMRLNKRWAAFKATVDDKKRKVDSAVSLHNYGLECDETAAWIRDKTRVIESTQDLGNDLAAVMTIQRKLYGMERDLAAIDSKLDLLRADADRLATEQPENAPGILDRRAELDAAWDELQKTLKDREDSLGEVSKLQIFLQDLDDFQSWLFRAQKAVASEEMPASLPEAEEQLSLHDAVRDDIDNHEEDYRGIKDTGARVTSGQENDPQYWELEQTLGGLDRGWYELQKMWDRRKTFLEQGLGFQQFLRDGKAVEAILNNQEYTLAHVDKPDTLAGAEQALKNHEGFVSTMEANEDKIDGALQAGRRLVDDDNLYAGKVQDKTESIGDRHNKNKARAREVSEKLRDNRDLQHFLQNAQDLTLWINEKMLTAQDTSYDEARNLHSKWLKHQAFMAELASNKDWLDKVDQEGQELTASKPESEPVVRERLAAVHQLWDMLESTTQEKARLLFDANRSELLDQSLADIRKWLGELRQQLQSAGGEDVRDLTNANILLKKHQAMENQVRDRARELEELQEALRTHGGGGRDERDEELEQQSLQAQFQQLTAPLAQRRGKLEEARAVHQFYRDLADELLWIEERMPLALLQDHGSDLQTVQMLLKRNGTLQREIEGHEPRVDEVLERGRRMAAAAAAGDEGPGGPEAGRLAGQLRELEEAWARLRAQMTRRKERLDASRWAEQFCNDADEAQAWIGEQELYMIAEEKPKDEQSAVLSLKRHNIAKQAVDDYADSIRNLSQRAQNMLTEEHPDGEKIIRRQGQVDKQYAGLSELAEDRRRKLEHACRHFLLSREADDLEQWISELDVAASSQEMGQDLDHVTLLRDKFREFARETGAQGQERVDAVNRTIDELIEAGHGEAVAVAEWKDAINESWADLLELIDTRAQLLNASYELLKYFDDAKELVVQIQDKQKELPEDVGEDFSKAETFHRMHAAFERDITSLGKQVEQLQETAARLRAQYAGERVDAIQAQERAAAEAWKALLDACDGRRRRLLDTARKFRFFAMARDLTAWMESVARQIDTQEKPRDVSSVELLQKYHQGIRSEIEARGVKFTECSDAGAALLAREHRDSAEIREKMTQLRDKREEMMLQWDDRWDWLRLLLEVCQFARDASVAEAWLAAQEPYVGSEELGRSLGDVEKLLKRHEAFEKSTAAWEERFSALERLTTLELLELRKQQQQEEMERLEREQQRYHQESRRDDTGFTESSQLFTVEEETVSGAVEPSSGIPEAASPAGSEMKGSGSPGLEASISAAAAEEPPEAPRAWTVLQEGMLGRKHDVGGSGKKASNRCARRSWNNLYCVLRPGQLSAYKDAKSSAHGATFHSEEPLPLGNASWELLTNYKKKKHVAKLRLADGSEYLFQCKDEEDLQHWSQAMARALQSPADEEQAADGEPSSAARTQSLPPPASASKKDKEKKFSRFAKKK; from the exons ACGAGCGCGAGGCGGTCCAGAAGAAGACGTTCACCAAATGGGTCAACTCCATCCTGTCTCGGCTCAGCTGCCGCATCTGCGACCTCTACTTGGACCTGCGTGACGGACGGATGCTCATCAAGCTCCTGGAGATCTTGTCTGGCGAACGGCTG CCCAAACCCACCAAGGGCAGGATGCGCATCCACTGTCTGGAGAATGTGGACAAGGCACTGCAGTTCCTCAAGGAGCAGCGCGTCCACCTGGAGAATATGGGCTCGCACGACATCGTCGACGGCAACCACCGCCTCATCCTCGGCCTCATCTGGACGATCATCCTCCGCTTCCAG ATCCAAGACATCGTCGTGGAGACCGGCCAGGCCGACCAGAAGGAGACGCGCTCGGCCAAGGACGCTCTTCTTCTGTGGTGTCAGATGAAGACGGCGGG TTATTCCAGCGTGAACATCACAAACTTCACCACAAGTTGGAAAGACGGCATGGCCTTCAATGCGCTCATACACAAACACCG ACCAGATCTGGTGGACTTCAACCAGCTGAAGAGGTCCAACCCGACGCACAACCTCCAGAACGCCTTCAACGTGGCCGAGAAGCAGCTGGGCGTCACCAAGCTTTTGGACCCGGAGGACGTGTTCACGGAGAACCCGGACGAGAAGTCCATCATCACGTACGTGGTGGCCTTCTACCACTATTTCTCCAAGATGAAGCAGCTGGCCGTGGAGGGCAAGCGGGTGGGCAAAGTCCTGGACCACTCCATCGCCACGGAGAAGATGGTGAACAAGTACGAGACTTTGGCGTCGGAGCTGCTGGCCTGGATCGAGCAGACCGTCCTGGTGCTCAACAACCGCAAACTGGCCAACTCGCTGTCGGGCGTCCAGCAGCAGCTGCAGGCCTTCAACACCTACCGGACAGTGGAGAAGCCGCCCAA GTTCCAGGAGAAAGGCAACCTGGAGGTGCTGCTCTTTACCATCCAGAGTCGCATGAGGACCAACAACCAGAGGGTCTACACGCCCAAAGAGGGAGCGCTGGTCGCCGATATCAACAGG GCCTGGGAGCGACTGGAGCGCGCCGAGCACGAGCGCGAGCGAGTACTGAGGGACGAGCTGATTCGCCAGGAGAAGCTGGAGCAGATGGCGAGACGATTTGACCGCAAGGCAGCCATGAGGGAGACGTGGCTTCTGGAGAACCAGCGATTGGTAGCTCAG GACAACTTCGGTTACGACCTTTCGGCGGTGGAGGCGGCCAAGAAGAAGCACGACGCCATCGAGACGGACATCGCAGCCTATGAGGAGCGTGTCCAGGCCCTGGTGGACATCTCCGGAGAGCTGGAGGCCGAGCGCTATCACGACGCCAAGAGGGTGGACGCCCGCAAGGACAACGTCCTGCGCCTGTGGGACTACCTGCAGGAGCTGCTGAAGGCCCGCCGGGGGCGTCTGGACAAGAACCTGACGCTACAGAGGATCTTCCAGGAGATGCTCTACATCATcggctggatggatgacatGAAG GTTCGTCTGCTGTCTCCTGACATTGGGAAACATTTGTTGGAAGTGGAAGACTTGTTACAGAAACACGCTTTACTGGAGAACGACACCGCCCTGCAAGCAGACCGCGTCCAGAACGCCAGTGCTGCTGCCCTCACATTTGCCAACGGAGAGA GTTACAAGCCGTGCGATCCTCAGGTGATCCGAGATCGGGTGGAGCACCTGGAGCTCTGCTACCAAGAGCTCCGGGCCCTGGCCGTCCAGCGCCGGGCCCAGCTGACGCAGTCTCGTCGCTTCTGGAGCTTCTTGTGGGAGGCGGCGGAGCTGGAGAGCTGGATCAAGGAGAAGGAGAACATCTTCTCCTCGTTGGACTACGGCAAGGACCTGACCAGCGTGCTGCTTCTCCAGAGCAAGCACAAAGCCTTTGAGGACGAGCTGGGTGCCCGCCAAGTCAACCTGCGACAG GTTCTAACCGAGGGCGGCGAGATGATCCGGGACGACCACTTCGGTTCGCCGAAGATCCGAGAGTGCACGGATGGCGTCGAGAGGCAATGGCGGCAGCTGGAGGATCTGGCGGCCTTCCGGAAACAGAACCTCCAGGACACGCAGAGGTTTTTCCAGTTCCAAGGGGACGCCGACGAACTCACGGCCTGGCTGCTGGACGCCAAGCGGCAGATGAGCGGCGACGACGCAGGTCACGACGAGTACACCACCCGGCGGCTCCTGCGACGCCACGACGACCTCCGTAACGAGACGGGCAAGACGGCCGCCGCCGTGGACGCGCTGTCCAGCCAGGCCAACGCGTTGCCCGAGGAGCTGCTGAACACGCCCGACATCCAGCGTCGCCTCAAAGACATCAAGGACCTCTTCATGGAGCTCATGTCTCTGGCCGACGTCAGGCAGAAGAAGCTGGATGACGCCATGGCGCTGTACACCATCTTCAGCGAGACGGACGCCTGCGAGCTCTGGATGGGCCAGAAGGAGACTTGGCTGGTGGATTTGGAGGTGCCCGACAAGCTGGAAGACCTGGAAGTGGTCCAGAATAG GTTGAGCATTCTGGCTCAGGATATGGCAAATGTTCAGTCGAGAGTGGATGAAGTCAATAAGGCGGTCAAACAACTGGAGGACAGCAGACACCCTCGCATCAAAGAGGTCAAGGAATGCCAGATGAGACTGAAtaaaag GTGGGCCGCCTTCAaggccacggtggacgacaagAAGAGGAAGGTGGACTCTGCGGTAAGCCTGCACAACTACGGACTGGAGTGCGACGAGACTGCAGCATGGATCCGTGACAAGACGCGCGTCATCGAGTCCACGCAGGACCTGGGCAACGACCTGGCCGCCGTCATGACCATCCAGAGGAAGCTGTACGGCATGGAGCGCGACTTGGCCGCCATCGACTCCAAACTCGATCTCCTGAGGGCCGACGCCGACCGGTTGGCGACGGAGCAACCGGAGAACGCGCCCGGCATCCTCGACCGCCGGGCCGAGCTGGACGCGGCCTGGGACGAGCTCCAAAAGACCCTGAAAGACCGCGAGGACTCGTTGGGTGAAGTCAGTAAGCTGCAGATATTCCtgcaggacctggacgacttccAGTCCTGGCTTTTCAGAGCTCAGAAGGCCGTGGCCTCGGAGGAGATGCCCGCCTCGCTGCCCGAGGCTGAGGAGCAGCTGAGCCTCCATGACGCCGTGCGCGACGACATCGACAACCACGAGGAGGACTATCGCGGCATCAAGGACACCGGTGCGCGGGTCACCAGCGGTCAAGAGAACGACCCCCAGTACTGGGAGCTGGAGCAGACGCTCGGTGGTCTGGACCGAGGCTGGTACGAGCTCCAGAAGATGTGGGACCGACGCAAGACCTTCTTGGAGCAGGGCTTGGGCTTCCAGCAGTTCTTAAGGGACGGCAAGGCGGTCGAGGCCATCCTCAACAACCAG gagtACACGCTGGCCCACGTGGACAAGCCCGACACGCTGGCCGGGGCCGAGCAGGCCCTGAAGAACCACGAGGGCTTCGTCAGCACCATGGAAGCCAATGAGGACAAGATCGATGGCGCCCTCCAGGCGGGCAGGCGGCTGGTGGACGACGACAACTTGTATGCGGGGAAAGTGCAAGACAAAACGGAGTCCATCGGTGACCG gcacaacaaaaacaaagcgagAGCCCGGGAGGTGTCGGAGAAGCTGCGAGACAACCGAGACCTGCAGCACTTCTTACAGAACGCTCAAGAT CTGACTCTGTGGATCAACGAGAAGATGCTGACCGCTCAGGACACGTCGTACGACGAGGCCCGGAACCTGCACAGCAAGTGGCTGAAGCATCAGGCCTTCATGGCCGAGTTGGCCTCCAACAAGGACTGGCTGGACAAAGTGGACCAG GAGGGCCAGGAGCTGACGGCTTCCAAGCCCGAGTCGGAACCGGTGGTGCGGGAGCGCCTGGCCGCCGTCCACCAGTTGTGGGATATGTTGGAGTCCACCACGCAGGAGAAGGCCCGGCTGCTGTTCGACGCCAACCGCTCTGAGCTTTTGGACCAGAGCCTGGCCGATATCAGGAAGTGGCTGGGCGAGCTGCGGCAGCAGCTGCAGAGCGCCGGCGGCGAAGACGTCAGGGACCTGACAAACGCGAACATCCTGCTGAAGAAACACCAG GCGATGGAGAACCAAGTACGTGATCGCGCCCGGGAGCTGGAGGAGCTCCAGGAGGCTCTCAGGACgcacggcggcggcgggcgggACGAACGGGACGAAGAGCTGGAACAGCAGAGTCTCCAGGCGCAGTTCCAGCAGCTGACGGCACCCCTGGCCCAGCGCAGGGGCAAGCTGGAGGAGGCCAGGGCCGTGCACCAGTTCTACAGGGATCTGGCTGACGAGCTG CTGTGGATTGAAGAGAGAATGCCGCTGGCGCTGTTGCAAGATCACGGCAGCGACCTGCAAACTGTGCAGATGCTGCTCAAGAGGAACGGG ACGCTGCAGAGAGAAATCGAGGGCCACGAGCCCCGCGTGGACGAGGTGCTGGAGCGAGGACGCAggatggcggcggcggcggcggcgggcgacGAGGGGCCGGGAGGTCCCGAGGCCGGGCGGCTCGCCGGGCAGCTGCGCGAGCTGGAGGAGGCGTGGGCGCGGCTGCGGGCGCAGATGACCCGCCGGAAGGAGAGGCTGGACGCGTCGCGCTGGGCGGAGCAGTTCTGCAACGACGCCGACGAGGCCCAAGCGTGGATTGGCGAGCAGGAGCTCTACATGATCGCTGAGGAAAAGCCCAAG GACGAGCAGAGCGCCGTGTTGAGTCTGAAGCGTCACAACATCGCCAAGCAGGCCGTGGACGACTACGCCGACTCCATCCGCAATCTGTCACAGCGAGCTCAGAACATGTTGACGGAGGAACATCCCGACGG CGAGAAGATCATCCGGCGTCAGGGCCAAGTGGACAAGCAGTACGCCGGGCTGAGCGAGCTGGCCGAGGACCGGCGCAGGAAGCTGGAGCACGCGTGCCGCCATTTCCTGCTCAGCCGCGAGGCGGACGACCTGGAGCAGTGGATCTCCGAGCTCGACGTGGCCGCGTCCTCGCAGGAGATGGGCCAGGACCTGGACCACGTCACG CTTCTGAGGGACAAGTTCCGCGAGTTTGCGCGTGAGACGGGCGCGCAGGGTCAGGAGCGCGTGGACGCCGTCAACCGGACCATCGACGAGCTGATCGAGGCGGGCCACGGCGAGGCGGTGGCCGTGGCCGAGTGGAAGGACGCCATCAACGAGAGCTGGGCCGACCTCCTGGAGCTCATCGACACGCGCGCTCAGCTGCTCAACGCCTCCTACGAGCTGCTCAA GTACTTTGACGACGCCAAGGAGCTGGTGGTCCAGATCCAGGACAAGCAGAAAGAGCTTCCCGAAGACGTGGGCGAGGACTTCAGCAAAGCCGAAACCTTCCACAGGATGCACGCCGCCTTCGAACGCGACATAACATCCCTGGGAAAGCAG GTCGAGCAGCTCCAGGAGACGGCGGCGAGGCTGCGAGCTCAGTACGCCGGCGAGCGGGTCGACGCCATCCAGGCGCAGGAGCGAGCGGCCGCCGAGGCCTGGAAAGCTTTGCTGGACGCCTGCGACGGGCGCCGCAGGCGACTGCTGGACACGGCCCGCAAGTTCCGCTTCTTCGCCATGGCGCGAGACCTCACGGCCTGGATGGAGAGCGTCGCGCGGCAGATCGACACCCAGGAGAAGCCGCG GGACGTGTCCTCGGTGGAGCTTCTGCAGAAGTATCATCAGGGCATCCGCTCTGAGATCGAGGCGCGGGGCGTCAAGTTCACGGAATGCAGCGACGCGGGCGCGGCCCTGCTGGCGCGCGAGCACCGAGACTCGGCCGAG ATCCGAGAGAAGATGACGCAGCTGCGGGACAAACGTGAGGAGATGATGCTCCAGTGGGACGACCGTTGGGACTGGCTGCGACTTT TGTTGGAGGTGTGCCAGTTTGCACGCGACGCCTCGGTGGCCGAGGCCTGGCTGGCGGCTCAGGAGCCGTACGTCGGCAGCGAGGAGCTCGGCCGGTCGCTGGGCGACGTGGAGAAGCTGCTCAAGCGGCACGAGGCCTTCGAGAAGTCCACCGCCGCCTGGGAGGAGCGCTTCTCGGCCCTGGAACGCCTCACCACC TTGGAGCTGTTGGAGCTgaggaagcagcagcagcaggaggagatGGAGCGATTGGAACGAGAACAGCAGCGCTACCATCAAGAAAGCAG GAGAGACGATACTGGCTTCACTGAATCTTCGCAACTCTTCACGGTGGAGGAAGAAACTGTG TCCGGAGCGGTCGAGCCCAGTTCGGGCATCCCCGAGGCGGCGTCGCCCGCCGGGTCTGAGATGAAGGGGAGCGGCTCGCCGGGGTTGGAGGCGTCCAtctcggcggcggcggccgaggAGCCCCCCGAGGCGCCGCGTGCTTGGACGGTGCTGCAGGAGGGCATGCTGGGACGCAAGCACGACGTGGGGGGTTCTGGGAAGAAGGCCTCCAATA gatGTGCGCGGAGGTCGTGGAACAACCTGTACTGCGTTCTGAGACCCGGTCAGCTGTCGGCCTACAAAGACGCCAAAAGCTCCGCCCACGGCGCCACGTTTCACAGCGAGGAACCGCTGCCCCTGGGCAACGCCAGCTGGGAGCTGCTGACCAActacaagaagaagaagcacgTGGCCAAACTACG TCTTGCGGATGGCAGTGAATATTTGTTCCAGTGTAAAGATGAG GAGGACCTGCAACATTGGAGCCAGGCCATGGCGAGGGCCCTTCAATCGCCCGCGGACGAAGAACAGGCGGCGGACGGGGAGCCGTCCTCGGCGGCCAGAACCCAAAGTCTGCCCCCGCCGGCCTCCGCCTCCAAGAAAGACAAGGAGAAGAAGTTCAGCCGCTTTGCCAAGAAGAAGTGA